A single genomic interval of Legionella israelensis harbors:
- a CDS encoding acetyl-CoA carboxylase carboxyltransferase subunit alpha: MSRQFLDFEQPIEELNQKIQALRMVGSDNEVNLTEEIARLEAKCKELMANIFTNLEPWQVAQMARHPLRPQTTDYIEHIFTDFQELHGDRSYSSAPAIIGGMARLEDVPVMVIGHQKGKKTKEKVYRNFGMARPEEYRKALRLMKLAEKFNMPVFTFIDTAGAYPGIGAEERNQSEAIARNLFEMARLKTPVICTVTGEAGSGGALAIGVGDKVIMLQYSIYSVISPEGCASILWKDPAKASEAARAMGITADKIYENKLVDKVIEEPLGGAHRDVEDMTSRLKSVLLNELKALRHMPPEDLIELRYQKYMAMGACD, from the coding sequence ATGAGCCGACAGTTTTTGGATTTTGAACAACCTATAGAAGAATTGAATCAAAAAATTCAGGCACTTCGCATGGTAGGAAGTGATAACGAAGTCAATTTAACGGAAGAAATTGCAAGACTTGAAGCCAAATGCAAGGAATTAATGGCGAATATTTTTACCAATCTTGAGCCCTGGCAAGTAGCTCAAATGGCAAGACACCCCCTCAGGCCGCAGACAACTGATTACATCGAGCATATTTTTACAGACTTTCAAGAGTTGCATGGGGACCGAAGTTATTCTTCAGCACCAGCCATTATTGGAGGTATGGCGCGGCTCGAGGATGTTCCGGTGATGGTTATTGGCCATCAAAAAGGTAAAAAAACGAAAGAAAAGGTTTATCGTAATTTTGGCATGGCAAGACCTGAGGAGTATCGTAAGGCTTTGCGTTTGATGAAGCTGGCTGAAAAATTCAATATGCCTGTTTTTACCTTTATAGATACGGCGGGAGCCTATCCGGGTATTGGTGCTGAAGAACGTAACCAGTCTGAGGCCATTGCCCGAAATTTATTTGAGATGGCAAGGCTCAAAACACCGGTTATCTGTACTGTTACCGGTGAAGCCGGCTCGGGCGGAGCATTGGCTATAGGAGTAGGGGATAAAGTTATCATGCTGCAATACAGTATTTATTCGGTCATTTCACCCGAGGGTTGTGCATCAATCCTCTGGAAAGATCCGGCAAAAGCCAGTGAAGCAGCACGCGCTATGGGTATTACTGCTGATAAAATTTATGAAAATAAACTGGTTGACAAGGTCATAGAAGAGCCATTGGGCGGAGCGCATCGTGATGTAGAGGACATGACAAGTCGTTTAAAAAGCGTGCTGCTCAATGAATTAAAGGCACTTCGCCATATGCCGCCAGAGGACTTGATTGAATTGCGTTACCAGAAATACATGGCAATGGGAGCCTGTGATTAA
- a CDS encoding GNAT family N-acetyltransferase, which yields MDLNLQHDKKNKRFYVEIDNKESELKYKKVDEKTLDYFTTFVPADQRGQGIAAKITDFALRYAKKNNYKVLPTCPFVKNYIDNHPEYKDLVVKESDSEEEDNKSLKKYWPLVSLILVSILAGLALLWQTGGGMRAWMHYYMGVFLVIFSTLKVFHPLDFADGFEMYDIIAKRSRVYAYCYPLIELFLGLAFLSFFLPILTYIVTIIIFTIGSVGVIQALQEGLDIKCPCMGTVLDVPLSTVTLTEDISMAVMAFILLVINII from the coding sequence ATGGATTTGAATCTACAACATGATAAAAAAAATAAAAGATTCTACGTTGAGATAGATAATAAGGAGAGTGAGTTAAAATATAAAAAAGTTGATGAAAAAACACTGGACTACTTTACGACTTTTGTCCCGGCAGATCAAAGAGGCCAGGGAATTGCCGCCAAAATTACCGATTTTGCTTTGCGATATGCTAAAAAAAATAATTATAAAGTTTTGCCAACCTGCCCTTTTGTAAAAAATTATATTGATAATCATCCAGAATATAAGGATTTAGTAGTGAAAGAATCAGACTCAGAGGAAGAAGATAATAAGTCATTAAAAAAATATTGGCCTTTAGTTTCATTAATCCTTGTTTCTATTCTTGCAGGACTCGCCCTTCTCTGGCAAACGGGTGGTGGAATGCGGGCATGGATGCACTATTATATGGGTGTATTTCTCGTGATTTTCAGCACTTTAAAAGTATTTCATCCCCTTGATTTTGCCGATGGCTTTGAGATGTATGATATCATCGCCAAACGATCCCGAGTTTATGCCTACTGCTATCCACTAATTGAGTTGTTTCTGGGTCTGGCCTTCCTGTCTTTCTTTTTACCAATACTGACCTATATTGTCACTATTATTATTTTTACCATTGGTTCAGTGGGCGTTATTCAGGCATTACAAGAAGGATTAGATATAAAATGCCCTTGCATGGGAACAGTGTTAGATGTGCCTTTATCAACAGTCACTCTTACCGAAGACATAAGCATGGCTGTCATGGCTTTTATCCTTCTGGTTATTAATATCATTTAA
- a CDS encoding biotin--[acetyl-CoA-carboxylase] ligase: MKRFTEIQQSILHHLQDGRCHSGAELGEAMNVSRTAIWKQIRQLISYGLPITTLSKQGYQLTSPFVMLNENEIRQHINTDNFHPYKFHLFSSLDSTNRYLKDIAVSSNIDICCSEEQTQGRGRFNRHWHSPFGENIYFSSRWQFNHDLSRLSGLSLVVSLAILHTLKQLKLSQNISIKWPNDILWQNKKICGSLVDIMAESNGNTMLIIGIGLNVNSHTENQFIEHRPWCSLFEISGQYFNRNQIIGYLINQLNTYLKKFFRDGFEIFKEQWQQHDYLAGKHISVTQPIGALHGLAKGVTTSGELVLEDKGKKIHYLSSGDTSLHSDLSESN, translated from the coding sequence ATGAAAAGATTCACTGAAATTCAACAATCCATTTTACATCATCTTCAAGATGGTCGTTGTCATAGCGGCGCTGAACTGGGCGAAGCCATGAATGTTTCACGTACAGCCATCTGGAAACAAATCCGGCAACTGATAAGTTATGGCCTGCCCATCACAACCCTCTCTAAGCAAGGCTATCAGTTAACCAGTCCCTTTGTTATGCTGAATGAGAATGAAATAAGACAACACATCAATACGGATAATTTTCATCCCTATAAATTTCATCTTTTTTCTTCACTGGATTCGACCAATCGTTACCTGAAAGATATAGCCGTTAGCTCTAACATTGATATCTGTTGCAGTGAAGAGCAAACACAGGGACGGGGTAGATTTAACCGCCACTGGCACTCGCCTTTCGGCGAAAATATTTATTTTTCCAGTCGCTGGCAATTTAATCACGATCTCTCCCGCTTATCAGGATTAAGTCTTGTGGTTAGCCTGGCTATTCTCCACACTTTGAAACAACTGAAACTCTCGCAGAACATCTCCATTAAATGGCCAAATGATATTTTATGGCAAAATAAAAAAATATGCGGTAGCCTTGTTGACATCATGGCGGAAAGCAATGGTAATACCATGCTCATTATCGGTATAGGATTGAATGTAAACTCACATACAGAAAATCAATTCATTGAGCATAGACCTTGGTGTTCGCTTTTTGAAATATCTGGCCAATATTTCAATCGCAACCAGATCATTGGGTATCTTATTAACCAGTTGAATACCTATTTAAAAAAATTTTTCAGAGATGGCTTCGAAATTTTTAAGGAGCAATGGCAACAACACGACTATCTTGCCGGCAAACACATCTCGGTAACGCAACCCATTGGGGCTTTACATGGTCTTGCCAAAGGAGTGACAACCTCAGGAGAACTGGTTCTTGAGGATAAAGGAAAAAAGATTCATTATCTGTCTTCAGGAGACACTTCCCTTCATTCTGACTTATCAGAATCAAATTAA
- the tilS gene encoding tRNA lysidine(34) synthetase TilS, producing the protein MINFLNDKPLLAYLKKFKRLFVGFSGGLDSTVLLHLLSTSLPLKKKLTAIHIHHGLSQNAAQWQKHCELFCQKQAIPMIWRAIDFDRSANIEENARLARLNVFSSLLTENDAILLGHHQDDQAETVLLQLFRGAGIDGLAAMAQISTLGKGELIRPLLTVTREQLKRYAVSQQLNWIEDETNLEVKFTRNFIRHEIIPILEQRWPSVSKNIARTAELCQQARQNLQDLAGLDLDSSSLTRSILAFESLLPLRKERIANVLRFWLKFNGVKMPSAVIIERIIDEVMFVREDAEPMVQWEQIQIRRYRKQLFLLKTDNMQVPEKTPWPHFPEPLKITDLGRLVVNRVTRGLVFPEGSHIDIRFRRGGELFYWHGQSKQLKKLFQEWNIPPWLRDHIPLIYINDELALVVGYAVSDKFYKKNQKNAWEIQLKFS; encoded by the coding sequence GTGATTAATTTCCTGAATGATAAGCCACTACTTGCTTATTTAAAAAAATTTAAACGGCTTTTTGTGGGGTTTAGCGGTGGATTGGATTCAACGGTTTTGTTGCATCTATTGTCCACATCTTTACCCCTTAAAAAAAAATTGACGGCCATCCACATTCATCATGGGTTAAGCCAAAATGCTGCTCAATGGCAAAAGCATTGTGAGCTTTTTTGTCAAAAGCAGGCTATTCCAATGATTTGGCGAGCCATTGATTTTGACCGCAGCGCTAATATTGAAGAAAATGCTCGCCTGGCTCGTCTTAATGTTTTTTCGTCCCTGCTTACAGAAAACGACGCTATCCTTCTTGGGCATCATCAAGATGATCAGGCAGAGACTGTATTATTACAGCTTTTTAGAGGAGCAGGTATCGATGGCCTTGCAGCAATGGCGCAAATTTCAACTTTGGGGAAGGGAGAGTTGATTCGACCTTTACTAACAGTGACTAGAGAACAGTTAAAAAGATATGCGGTTTCTCAGCAGTTAAATTGGATCGAAGATGAAACTAATCTCGAGGTAAAATTTACCCGTAATTTCATTCGGCATGAGATCATACCGATATTGGAACAACGTTGGCCATCGGTGAGCAAAAATATTGCCCGAACCGCAGAGCTTTGTCAGCAGGCCCGCCAAAATCTGCAAGATTTGGCAGGGCTTGATCTGGATTCTTCATCTTTAACCCGTTCAATACTGGCTTTTGAGTCACTGCTGCCATTAAGAAAGGAACGAATCGCCAATGTTCTTCGCTTCTGGTTAAAATTTAATGGCGTAAAAATGCCGTCAGCGGTCATTATTGAGCGCATCATAGATGAGGTGATGTTTGTCAGGGAAGACGCCGAGCCCATGGTGCAGTGGGAACAGATTCAGATACGTCGTTATCGAAAACAGTTGTTTCTGCTTAAAACGGACAACATGCAAGTGCCTGAAAAAACGCCTTGGCCACATTTTCCAGAACCTTTGAAAATAACAGACCTGGGGCGTCTTGTGGTGAATCGTGTTACCAGAGGTTTGGTTTTTCCTGAAGGCAGCCATATCGATATCCGGTTTCGCAGGGGGGGAGAGCTCTTTTATTGGCACGGTCAGTCAAAGCAGTTAAAAAAGCTTTTTCAGGAATGGAATATTCCTCCTTGGCTGCGAGATCATATTCCTTTAATATATATCAATGATGAATTGGCACTGGTGGTTGGTTATGCTGTCAGCGACAAATTTTATAAAAAAAATCAAAAAAATGCGTGGGAAATTCAATTAAAATTTTCCTGA
- a CDS encoding 4'-phosphopantetheinyl transferase family protein: protein MSKSEFKIFSLSDCVLKNRQIDLWFFSLRHELPKLQALLSPDEIKRANRFYFPRHQRRFRHARGLLRVILSRYLHCHAKDIKFEYNPHGKPEIHHQSDVQFNVSHTGEWAIIAVGKKYPLGVDIEQYSARPYQGIAQHLFSRKEQESLLAMPFFLKPWFFFNVWAQKEAFIKACGVGLFYPTNEFSVISEAGNHQQILDKRSNTRWEIKTFMPKAAVSAAICHHPDIDQIRYLPLENPAYLLSDL from the coding sequence ATGAGTAAATCTGAGTTTAAAATTTTTTCTTTAAGCGATTGTGTCTTAAAAAACAGACAAATTGATCTCTGGTTTTTTTCTCTTCGTCATGAATTACCCAAGCTGCAAGCATTACTCAGTCCTGATGAAATCAAACGAGCAAACCGATTTTATTTTCCGCGCCATCAAAGACGATTTCGTCATGCCCGTGGTTTGCTGAGGGTCATTTTAAGTCGTTATCTTCACTGTCACGCAAAAGACATTAAATTTGAGTATAATCCACATGGCAAACCTGAAATTCATCATCAATCCGATGTGCAATTTAATGTCAGTCATACCGGTGAATGGGCAATCATTGCAGTTGGTAAGAAATATCCTTTAGGAGTGGATATTGAGCAATATTCTGCTCGTCCTTATCAAGGTATTGCACAACATCTGTTTTCACGTAAAGAGCAGGAAAGTCTGCTAGCCATGCCCTTTTTCCTCAAACCCTGGTTCTTTTTTAACGTATGGGCACAAAAGGAAGCTTTTATCAAGGCCTGTGGCGTTGGCTTGTTTTATCCTACCAATGAATTCAGCGTGATATCAGAGGCTGGAAACCATCAACAGATACTCGATAAAAGAAGCAACACCAGATGGGAAATTAAAACCTTTATGCCAAAAGCAGCAGTCAGCGCCGCCATTTGTCATCACCCGGATATCGATCAAATTCGTTACCTGCCACTTGAGAATCCTGCTTACCTTTTATCTGACTTATAA